The proteins below are encoded in one region of Marinitoga litoralis:
- a CDS encoding SDR family oxidoreductase — protein sequence MNLGLKNKTVLVTGGSSGIGLAVAKIFSVEGAQPVVISRNKEKLKKTEFPYIMCDLSKKEDIDNMNKKFEENYGVPDIIFLNAGGPKPGYFEETCEEDWQYGFEQNLMSTIRILKYFLPKMKNKEWARVVFLTSLSVKTPIENLYISNSIRLGITGLLKTLSLEYGKYNITFNAVGPGWTKTTRIRELVNEDKEKQISDSIPLKRMAMPEEIANVVVFLSSERASYVNGQTILVDGGLSKFPL from the coding sequence ATGAATTTAGGATTGAAAAATAAAACAGTATTAGTTACTGGAGGAAGTTCAGGAATAGGTTTAGCTGTAGCAAAGATTTTTAGCGTTGAAGGTGCTCAGCCTGTAGTAATATCCAGAAATAAAGAAAAATTGAAAAAAACAGAATTTCCATATATTATGTGTGATCTTTCAAAAAAAGAAGATATAGATAATATGAATAAGAAATTTGAAGAAAATTATGGCGTTCCAGATATTATATTTTTAAATGCAGGAGGGCCTAAGCCTGGATATTTTGAAGAAACATGTGAAGAAGATTGGCAATATGGATTTGAACAAAATCTTATGAGTACTATTCGTATTTTAAAATATTTTTTACCTAAAATGAAAAATAAAGAATGGGCGAGAGTTGTATTTTTAACATCACTTTCTGTAAAAACACCAATAGAAAATTTATATATATCAAATTCAATAAGATTAGGAATAACAGGCTTGCTTAAAACATTATCTTTAGAATATGGGAAGTACAATATAACTTTTAATGCAGTAGGTCCTGGCTGGACAAAAACAACAAGAATTAGAGAATTAGTCAATGAAGATAAAGAAAAGCAAATTTCAGATAGTATTCCTTTAAAGAGGATGGCAATGCCTGAAGAAATAGCGAATGTAGTAGTTTTTCTTTCATCTGAAAGAGCATCATATGTTAATGGTCAAACTATTTTAGTAGATGGTGGATTGTCAAAATTCCCATTATAA
- a CDS encoding ABC transporter permease, protein MIKYDSIVICINISKLIYLHLGFLKFIIVFIFLLIQTMTLSGISASVSAIIGKSVTAVAVVNSIIIPLLQYLSPIYFPINVFPSILQPIVKVNPITHAIEFVREYVLRGIFNAKMLSISALNAIFWFVIGYILLKMTIINIWKYKN, encoded by the coding sequence ATTATTAAATACGATAGTATTGTTATATGCATTAACATTAGTAAATTAATATATTTACATCTGGGATTTTTAAAGTTTATAATTGTATTTATATTTTTACTAATTCAAACAATGACATTATCGGGAATATCAGCATCAGTTTCTGCAATAATAGGGAAAAGCGTAACCGCAGTAGCAGTAGTAAATTCAATAATTATACCGCTTTTACAATATTTAAGTCCAATATATTTCCCAATAAATGTATTTCCTTCCATATTACAACCTATAGTCAAGGTAAATCCAATAACTCATGCAATAGAATTCGTTAGAGAATATGTTTTAAGGGGAATATTCAATGCAAAAATGCTATCAATATCAGCATTAAATGCTATTTTCTGGTTCGTTATTGGATATATTTTATTAAAAATGACAATAATTAACATATGGAAATACAAAAATTGA
- a CDS encoding ATP-binding cassette domain-containing protein has product MILNNITFEIKEGEIFSLFGHNASGKSTLLKILSGIMKPDSGNIFLNGKDICAVFQENIVPSGFKIIDFLLFYSKIVKSPYRKKDIISLAESYGIKNEDMKKKITHLSGGTKKKIEFLKSIINKDALFHLFDEPTIGFDPESQKIAWDHIRNLKKEDNIIGYKYEK; this is encoded by the coding sequence ATAATATTAAATAATATAACTTTTGAAATTAAAGAAGGGGAAATTTTCAGTTTATTTGGACATAATGCTAGTGGTAAAAGTACATTATTGAAAATATTGAGTGGAATAATGAAACCAGATAGCGGAAATATATTTTTAAATGGAAAAGATATATGTGCAGTTTTTCAGGAAAACATAGTGCCTTCTGGATTTAAAATAATAGACTTTTTATTATTTTATTCTAAAATTGTGAAAAGTCCATATAGAAAAAAAGATATTATTTCTTTAGCAGAAAGTTATGGTATAAAAAATGAAGATATGAAAAAGAAGATAACACATCTTTCAGGGGGAACGAAAAAGAAAATAGAATTTTTAAAATCCATAATAAATAAAGATGCGCTATTTCATTTATTTGATGAACCCACAATAGGATTCGATCCAGAATCACAAAAAATAGCCTGGGATCATATAAGAAATTTGAAAAAAGAAGATAATATTATTGGTTACAAATATGAGAAATGA